The following is a genomic window from Thermoanaerobaculia bacterium.
CCGCGGCGCTCGGCGCCCGGATCGAGACCCGTCTCGCCGGTCTCGCGGCGCGCCACGAGAGTATCGGCGAGGTGCGCGGGCTGGGGGCGATGCGCGCCCTCGAGCTGGTGCGGGATCGCGCGACGCGCGAGCCCGACAAGGAGCGCACCCAGACGATCGTCCGACGCGCCTGGGAGCGCGGCCTGCTGCTTCTCTCCGCGGGCACCCACGGCAACGTGATCCGCACGCTCATGCCTCTCGTCATCACCGACGCACAGCTCGAAGAAGGGTTCGATGTCCTCGCGCAGGCGCTGGAGACATCCGCCGGAGAAATCCGGTGACCAGACGCTTCTCGCGGTACCTGTTCACCGATCCGTAGCGGGCCTTTGGCTGGGAGTTCGCCAACCTTCCAACTGGAGCCAAAGGAGCCTACTGTCATGAACCGTACCGAAGTCCTTCGCGAGTCACAGCGCTGGCTCGACATCATTTCGTCCACCCAGCTTTCCGAGGAAGAGAAGCGGCGGATCATCACCGAGACCGCCGAGAACTTCAACTCGTACTACAACCGCGGCTATCTCGAGTACCGGAAGTCGATGGTCGAGATGCGCGACGAACCGGCCCTCGAGTGGGAGGGCCAGGGGTCGCTGCTCTACGACCTGACCGGCCGCCGCTTCATCGACTGCCTCGGCGGCTACGGGATCTACAGCGCCGGCATCCGTCACCCGAAGATCGTCAAGGCGGTCGCCGATCAGCTGCAGCGGATGCCGCTCTCCTCGCAGGAGCTCATCGATCCGCTGCGCGGTGCGCTCGCAGAGCTTCTCGGCGAGATCGCGCCGGGGGACCTGCAGTATTCGTTCTTCATCAACAACGGCACCGACGCGGTCGAAGGGGCCTACAAGCTCGCGCGGCTCTACACCGGGCGAGTGAACTTCATCTCGTCGATCCGCGGCTTCCACGGCAAGAGCTGCGGCTCGCTCTCGCTGATGGGCAAATGGGAGTACCGCGAGCCGTTCCTGCCGCTCCTTCCCGGCGTGCAGTTCGTCGAGTTCGGCGACGCCGAGGCGGTCGAGGACGAGCTCTACAAGGCGGACGCCACCGGCAAGGGGGTTGCCGCGGTGATCATGGAGCCGATCCAGGGGGAGGCCGGGGCGATCGTGCCGCCGGACGACTTCTGGCCCCGCATCCGCAAGGCGTGCGACGAGTACGGGGCGCTGCTCATCGCCGACGAGGTCCAGACCGGCATGGGGCGAACCGGCAAGATGTTCGGCGTCGAGCACTGGAACACGGTGCCCGACATCCTCTGCCTCGGGAAGGCTTTGGGCGGCGGCGTGATGCCGCTCTCGGCCTTCGTCTCGACGCCCAAGATCTGGAGCGTGCTCGAGAAGAACCCGTTCATCCACACCTCGACCTTCGGCGGCAACCCCCTCGCCTGCGCCGCCGGCATCGCGGCGATCCACGTCACCCTCGAAGAGGACCTCGTCGGCCAGGCGCACAAGAAGGGCAGGTACCTTCTCGGCGAGCTCGTGGCGCTGCAGATGCGCTATGACCGCGTGCTGCGGAAGGCTCAAGGGAAGGGGCTGCTCCTCGGCCTCGAGTTCGAGAACACCGAGATCGGCTACAAGGTGGTCGCGAATCTCTTCAAGCGCGGCGTCCTCGTCGCCGGTACCCTCACCAACTCGCGCGTCGTGCGCATCGAACCGGCGCTCAACATCTCCGACGCGCTCATCGACGAGGTGCTCGACATCCTCGAGGAGACGCTGAAAGAGGTCGACCGCGACACCGCCTACGTCCACCACGACGAGGACGACGAGTGAGGATCTGCGTCCTCGGCGCCGCCGGCGCCATGGCGGAGGTGGTGCTCAAGGATCTCGAGGTTTTCGCGCCGGAGGCCGAGATTACGGCGGCGGACTTCCGCGAGTTCGTGCCGAAGACGGCGAACGCGCGCTTCGCTCAGGTCGATGTGCGCGACGAGGCCGCGACGGCGCGGCTCCTCGCCGGGCACGATGCGGTGCTCAACTGCG
Proteins encoded in this region:
- a CDS encoding putrescine aminotransferase; this encodes MNRTEVLRESQRWLDIISSTQLSEEEKRRIITETAENFNSYYNRGYLEYRKSMVEMRDEPALEWEGQGSLLYDLTGRRFIDCLGGYGIYSAGIRHPKIVKAVADQLQRMPLSSQELIDPLRGALAELLGEIAPGDLQYSFFINNGTDAVEGAYKLARLYTGRVNFISSIRGFHGKSCGSLSLMGKWEYREPFLPLLPGVQFVEFGDAEAVEDELYKADATGKGVAAVIMEPIQGEAGAIVPPDDFWPRIRKACDEYGALLIADEVQTGMGRTGKMFGVEHWNTVPDILCLGKALGGGVMPLSAFVSTPKIWSVLEKNPFIHTSTFGGNPLACAAGIAAIHVTLEEDLVGQAHKKGRYLLGELVALQMRYDRVLRKAQGKGLLLGLEFENTEIGYKVVANLFKRGVLVAGTLTNSRVVRIEPALNISDALIDEVLDILEETLKEVDRDTAYVHHDEDDE